The genomic window aatatctttgaaattgttgcgtgttgcgtttatatttttgttcagtatattagtTTGGGGAAAAAAGTGTGTCCTAAGAGGATGAAATCTGAGTGGACTCTACTTCCCTTATAATCTGCACCTTTTAAGACCTTGTTAATTGGTTACATTACGTGTTTATCTATAATCAACAATTTATAGTATGTGTAACATAGTCTTTCTTGTTTATATAGTATGTTGGCTCTTTTCACGTGGACGACTGCTGTTTGGACGATCAGATGCAGCAGTTGCACACACAGCTAAAGTCTCTCAACGTAGGTGCTGGTAATGACAGGTTAGAACGCTGCAGCAGTACATGAAAACACATTTTGACTGTTCATGACTTATTATGGTGTAGATGTGGAATTTCTAGAAAGCCCGAAGGCAAAGAAGGCAAACACGAAAAGCTTTGTCTGAGTTGTTGAAATGTCTTTTTCACAGACATGCAAGAAAAGGAGGTCTGTGTCCCTTAAATTTTCCATCAAAGGGGTGAAGATGTATGATGAAGATGAGACGGTAAGAGTTTAAATTCCAGTCttaaaagtcatcaacataattTCTTTCCTTTTGTGAATTACTTTCCTCTTCCTTGTCTGTAGACCCTCCTCATGGCCCATGCTCTACGAAGGGTCTCCCTTTCCACTGCCCGCCCCTCGGACGCCCAGTTTGCCTTTGTTTCCCACAACCCCGGTAGCCCTGATGCCCAGCTATACTGCCACCTTTTCAAGGCTAGGCATGCCAGAGCAGTAAGAACCTGCATTGGATCTTTATCTCCCAAGATGATTGTCAACAAAATCCCTCTGTGTGTCTTAAGCTGCAGTTTCTTGTGTCTGATTTGTGTCTCTGTTGGTATGTTGTTTTCTCCCAGGCCCAGTTCCTGAACCTGTTGCTGTGCCGCTGTTTCCAGCTGTCCTACCTGGCAAAGCACCCAGAGGAGGCGCAGGATGAGTCTGTCGGCCCACTCCCCAGCCGTGCCCCCTCCCTCCTCAACCAGGGCTTCCCTCTCAGTGTCAGTGCCCTTGTGTCATTCCGAAGGGCCCCCACTCAGGGCTTACTCCCAGGGGAAAAGGTCAGGACAAACATGTGTTTATGTTTTAACTGAATTGTGAAAGTATTATTTCACTGTGCTATTTTTATTTGCTTTGCTGAGCCCGTACATTTTGCTGGCCTAGCAGTTGACCAGTTAATACTTCCTATGGGTCTTTATTGTAGGTCTTCCCATTGAAAAACAACGGAACAACTGAGGAACAACCGAGCAGCCAaaaggagatcttcacctcctctccttccctggtGCGCAAGAGAGCCATTCGCAACAAAGTACTGCGCTCAGGGGCCTATCGCTCCTTCACTTACAGCCCTCACAAACAACGTCACCTCCAGGATCAGCTAAACTCTCCACAAGGTGGGCCAAGTGTGCAGAGAGCACTTTCAAGAGTGAAACAATTCATTAGGTAATGTTGAAATAATTCCCTAGAGGGACCTCTTGGAATGGGATCATCACAAGATGCTAAGGAATCTCTTCTTGTgtgtgaaacaggaaaggggcaGGACAAAATGCCATTGAGGAGAGCCCGGGCCCCGAGCCTTGCTGAAACAGAAGAAGCTCTGGCTCAAGCAGTGTGGTGTTGGGCTGGCATTGCCACGTGAGTCCTCTCTCTTGCATTTACCTCACTCACACTGATGCTAGTTTGTAGTGTATTTTATGGAGTGTTCACttgacagtggtgtaaagtacttaaataaaaatactttaaagtactagtaaagtattttgggggggtatctgtactttactatttatattattgccaacttttacttcactacattcctaaagaaaataatgtgcaGTTTACTCTGtacgttttccctgacacccaaaagtatgcattacattttgacaggaaaatggtctaattcaagcacttatcaggagaacatccctggtcgtccctactgattttgatctggtggactcactaaacacaaatgctttgtttgtaaattatgtctgagtgttggagtgtgcccctggctatatgTACATTAAAATGAATATAATTATAATTGggccttctggtttgcttaaaataaggaatttgaaattatttatacttttatatttgagcaattccatttacttttgatgcttaagtatattttaaaccaaatacttttagacttttacttacagtggcaagaaaaagtatgtggaccctttggaattacctgaatTTCTGTATGAATTGGTCAAAAAATCTGATCTGATCTTCAGTCACAactatagacaaacacagtctgcttaaactaataacacacaaacaatatgttttcatgtctttattgaacacaccgtgtaaacattcacagtacaGGGTGGgaaaggtatgtgaacccttggatttaataactggttgatcctcctttggcagcaataacctcaaccaaacgttttctgtagttgcagatcagacctgcacaacggtcaggaggaattttggaccattcctctttacaaaactgtttcagttcagcaattttcttgggatgtctggtgtgaaccattCTCTTGAGGTCATACCACAGTATCCCAATCTGGTTGAGGTccggactctgactgggccactccaataggcatattttcttctgttgtagccattctgttgttgatttatctctgtgttttgggtcgttgtcctgttgcatcacccaacttctgttgagcttcaattggtggacagatagccttacattctcctgcaaaatgtattgataaacttgggaattcatttttccatcgatgatagcaagctatCCAGGCCCtgaagcagccccaaaccatgatgctccctccaccatactttacagttgggatgaggttttgaagTCGGTGTGCTGtgcattttttttctccacacatagtgatgtgtgttccttccaaacaactcaactgtagtttcatctgtccacagaatatttagccagtagcgctgtggaacatccaggtgctcttttacgaacttcagacatgcagcaatgttttttatttggacagcagtggcttcttccatggtgtcctcccatgaacaccattcttgtttaatgttttacgtatcgtagactcgtcaacaaatatgttagcatgttccagagatttctgtaagtctttagctgacactctaagatttttttttacctcattGAGAATGATGCGCTGTgatcttgcagtcatctttgcaggacggccactcctagggagagtagcaacaggaCTGAAGTTTCTCCATTTATAGAGGATTTGTCTTacagtggactgatgaacatcaaggcttttagagatacttttgtaaccctttccagctttatgcaagtcaacaattcttaatcttaggtcttctgagatctcttttgttcgaggcatggttcacatcaggcaatgcttcttgtgaattgCAAACTTacattttgtgagttttttataGAGCAAGGCAGctttaaccaacatctccaatctcgtctcattgattggactccaggttagctgacacCTGACTCTAATTCGCTTTTCGAGGTCATttgcctaggggttcacatactttttccaacctacactgtgaatgtttaaatggtgtatttaatatagacaagaaaaatacaataatttgtgttattagtttaagcagactgtttgtctattgttgtgacttagatgaagatcagatcaaatgttatgaccaatttatgcaaaaatccaggtaattccaaagggttcacatactttttcttgccactgtaagtagtattttactgggtgactcactttatATTGAGTAATtgtctattaaggtatctttacatttactcaagtatgaaaatggaGTACTTTTCCCACTACTGTCACTTGATGAGAACTCATCTGAACTGTCAGTGGTCTCTAAATCCTTATCATGTGTTGCAGTGACAGCAGCTCCTCCCTGCTTGCAGACGATGTCCTGGGGTCGTACCTGCTGTGCCCCCATCCTAAGAGACCTGGCTGTGGCTCTCTCATAATTCGTTTCTCTTCTGGACTGGTCACCCACCTAATAGACAACACCTCCAATGGGAAATACCTGCTTGAGGTGAGCGGTCTTGTCAATTATTCATATTTGACTTGCTTTTAAGTTTAATGTATTTTCCACTAGCAATGTAGTAATTAGTATTTTTTATGTTGTTATACTAGAACTGCCACATAGAATTTAGCACCATTGCTGCCTTGATAGAGCACTGCACCGATATCAAGGGGGAGCTGGACTGTCCGCTGAATTGTGCCCGTGTGAACCACTGCTATGAGTGGGAGGAGAACGTTGCTAAGGTACTGCCTTTAGCCTTACACCAAGGCCTCAAAAGAAAGAATGCTAAATATACCCAGAGGAAACAATGGGTTTAAAAGTAATTTCTGATCATTGGATTGATCGATATATCCCATCTCTAAAAGACACTGACCATATGTTACACTGACACcttaaatataatataattaaCTTGCATGCTTCACTTTTGTTATTGTTTTCAGATTTCTGATAGAAACACAACTCTAACTATCAAATTTACTTCCAGCAGGTGAATTGTGATAAGTAGAGTAACATTTTGGCACTTAGCCTCAGGGATGTAGGGTTGTTTTAATGTCAAAGCTATGTATGTTTGAGTATATTCTTCTGTGTTTTAGCTCACCTACTTTACTTCACCTACGTTtgaattatattattttaatacattttaattatattattttaaaacataggaatattatgtgtgtgtttgtatagacTATATAGGGAcattttttatagattttttttttttgtacattaacTCTGACTCATGCTAAGCTGTCTTTTTGAATTTGTGTTTTTCACTGCCGTCTTTTAAAGTGTTCTGTGAGAACTAGCGGTATTTCTTCATTTTGATTACAGATAAATGTACTTGCTGAACACAAGTTtattgttgtgttttatatttttatgcATAATGCATTGCCATATTGTATACTGTataccaggtattcccaaacttcaaattttcaaacagtccatttatatttccaacggggctatacatttgggtgaggtctttttctcgcctgagtagcctcgtttcactgccaaaaataaaatgaaaccatctagtgttcagcaaaataacaacacaatgtcaaatacaggtagcctagtcaaataattaacattgAATCACATTAACCTTTaatctctcgcgggaattccagcTAACCAAACGTatctgctgctcattccgtttgcttgaaaattgataaatgattaaaaaaaagaaaagtaagGCCCTCATCCATAGAGACGCATACCAGCTCTACAggcagtactgctactaccagcagtactacacctgcaaaAGTCGActacacaagttgttctgcttccacgagcacatccaatgctagcatcagtaattctacatttgttgttagcccagctagcatggacacttacagttgtgaatctgatgcagccgaagagctacttcCCTCtcacccgggaaagcaccgaacaacagacagggacattgGACCATTGAAGAGGaacaaatatgatgagaactacattgatttggtgttcacttatattgggagtagtgcctttcctcagccacagtgtgttatatgtgcaaaagtactatctcacaactcaatgaaaccttcactcttgtgcagatatttataaacaaaacatgccaatttgaaaaataagccacaggagtttt from Salmo trutta chromosome 16, fSalTru1.1, whole genome shotgun sequence includes these protein-coding regions:
- the LOC115150729 gene encoding SH2 domain-containing protein 5-like isoform X2, coding for MMGETPVREDGTVTRSAEYVGSFHVDDCCLDDQMQQLHTQLKSLNTCKKRRSVSLKFSIKGVKMYDEDETTLLMAHALRRVSLSTARPSDAQFAFVSHNPGSPDAQLYCHLFKARHARAAQFLNLLLCRCFQLSYLAKHPEEAQDESVGPLPSRAPSLLNQGFPLSVSALVSFRRAPTQGLLPGEKVFPLKNNGTTEEQPSSQKEIFTSSPSLVRKRAIRNKVLRSGAYRSFTYSPHKQRHLQDQLNSPQGKGQDKMPLRRARAPSLAETEEALAQAVWCWAGIATDSSSSLLADDVLGSYLLCPHPKRPGCGSLIIRFSSGLVTHLIDNTSNGKYLLENCHIEFSTIAALIEHCTDIKGELDCPLNCARVNHCYEWEENVAKVLPLALHQGLKRKNAKYTQRKQWV
- the LOC115150729 gene encoding SH2 domain-containing protein 5-like isoform X1 produces the protein MSNVDHAGCCKALCYILILQNSGELLQKQQHKEYVGSFHVDDCCLDDQMQQLHTQLKSLNTCKKRRSVSLKFSIKGVKMYDEDETTLLMAHALRRVSLSTARPSDAQFAFVSHNPGSPDAQLYCHLFKARHARAAQFLNLLLCRCFQLSYLAKHPEEAQDESVGPLPSRAPSLLNQGFPLSVSALVSFRRAPTQGLLPGEKVFPLKNNGTTEEQPSSQKEIFTSSPSLVRKRAIRNKVLRSGAYRSFTYSPHKQRHLQDQLNSPQGKGQDKMPLRRARAPSLAETEEALAQAVWCWAGIATDSSSSLLADDVLGSYLLCPHPKRPGCGSLIIRFSSGLVTHLIDNTSNGKYLLENCHIEFSTIAALIEHCTDIKGELDCPLNCARVNHCYEWEENVAKVLPLALHQGLKRKNAKYTQRKQWV
- the LOC115150729 gene encoding SH2 domain-containing protein 5-like isoform X3, translated to MQQLHTQLKSLNTCKKRRSVSLKFSIKGVKMYDEDETTLLMAHALRRVSLSTARPSDAQFAFVSHNPGSPDAQLYCHLFKARHARAAQFLNLLLCRCFQLSYLAKHPEEAQDESVGPLPSRAPSLLNQGFPLSVSALVSFRRAPTQGLLPGEKVFPLKNNGTTEEQPSSQKEIFTSSPSLVRKRAIRNKVLRSGAYRSFTYSPHKQRHLQDQLNSPQGKGQDKMPLRRARAPSLAETEEALAQAVWCWAGIATDSSSSLLADDVLGSYLLCPHPKRPGCGSLIIRFSSGLVTHLIDNTSNGKYLLENCHIEFSTIAALIEHCTDIKGELDCPLNCARVNHCYEWEENVAKVLPLALHQGLKRKNAKYTQRKQWV
- the LOC115150729 gene encoding SH2 domain-containing protein 5-like isoform X4, with product MYDEDETTLLMAHALRRVSLSTARPSDAQFAFVSHNPGSPDAQLYCHLFKARHARAAQFLNLLLCRCFQLSYLAKHPEEAQDESVGPLPSRAPSLLNQGFPLSVSALVSFRRAPTQGLLPGEKVFPLKNNGTTEEQPSSQKEIFTSSPSLVRKRAIRNKVLRSGAYRSFTYSPHKQRHLQDQLNSPQGKGQDKMPLRRARAPSLAETEEALAQAVWCWAGIATDSSSSLLADDVLGSYLLCPHPKRPGCGSLIIRFSSGLVTHLIDNTSNGKYLLENCHIEFSTIAALIEHCTDIKGELDCPLNCARVNHCYEWEENVAKVLPLALHQGLKRKNAKYTQRKQWV